In Arachis hypogaea cultivar Tifrunner chromosome 17, arahy.Tifrunner.gnm2.J5K5, whole genome shotgun sequence, a single window of DNA contains:
- the LOC140180907 gene encoding uncharacterized protein isoform X1, whose amino-acid sequence MILATFLKVRLPTFRGTSNPTDADNWIQAMERALQAQQIPEEQWVEFGTYQLQGEAQYWWQGTRRILQPDGAAIPWEVFRTEFYKKYFPNSARNAKELELMQLKQGQMTVAEYTSKFKELCRFSRICQGAPEDFAEWKCIKYEGGLRSDILSFVAPMEIRVFSELVNKSRVAEDCVRKAAAEKGSLRMPFQRPSGRNFAPRGRNFKRGGFVSQQTQGQGNYRRPNIIANQGKRFGKQPQQDLNCQKCGKYHPGVPCRLGLGVCYSCGHPGHIASNCPEKKKYETGRVQQPGRVYTTSTIGAEGSETLIRDAGREASR is encoded by the coding sequence atgatacttgctacatttctgaaagttcgccttccgacttttaggggaacctcaaatccaactgatgcagataattggattcaggctatggaaaggGCGTTACAGGCACAACAGAttcctgaagagcaatgggttgaatttgggacttatcagttgcaaggtgaagctcagtattggtggcagggaacacgacgtatcctgcagcctgatggtgctgcgattccttgggaggttttccggacagagttctataagaaatactttcctaattcagctagaaatgccaaggaacttgaattaatgcagttaaagcagggacaaatgactgttgctgagtataccAGCAAATTTAAGGAGttatgtcgcttttctcgtatctgtcaaggtgcgcctgaagattttgctgaatggaagtgtattaaatatgagggaggtcttcggagcgatattctgagcttcgttgccccaatggagatcagggtattttctgaattggtgaataagagtagggtggctgaggattgtgtgaggaaggcggcagcagagaaagggagtttgaggatgccttttcagaggccttcagggaggaactttgctccgagaggtaggaatttcaaaCGTGGAGGTTTTGTTTCGCAGCAGACTCAGGGTCAAGGTAATTACAGAAGGCCGAATATTATTGCTaatcaaggaaaaaggtttgggaagcagccacagcAGGATCTGAATTGTCAGAAGTGTGGAAAATATCATCCTGGAGTTCCGTGTAGATTAGGACTTGGAGTGTGCTATTCCTGTGGACATCCCGGGCATATAGCCAGTAATTGCcctgagaagaagaagtatgagactggtagggtGCAACAGCCGGGGAGAGTATACACTACTTCTACCAttggtgctgagggatctgagacacttattagag
- the LOC140180907 gene encoding uncharacterized protein isoform X2 gives MILATFLKVRLPTFRGTSNPTDADNWIQAMERALQAQQIPEEQWVEFGTYQLQGEAQYWWQGTRRILQPDGAAIPWEVFRTEFYKKYFPNSARNAKELELMQLKQGQMTVAEYTSKFKELCRFSRICQGAPEDFAEWKCIKYEGGLRSDILSFVAPMEIRVFSELVNKSRVAEDCVRKAAAEKGSLRMPFQRPSGRNFAPRGRNFKRGGFVSQQTQGQGNYRRPNIIANQGKRFGKQPQQDLNCQKCGKYHPGVPCRLGLGVCYSCGHPGHIASNCPEKKKYETGRVQQPGRVYTTSTIGAEGSETLIRGSN, from the coding sequence atgatacttgctacatttctgaaagttcgccttccgacttttaggggaacctcaaatccaactgatgcagataattggattcaggctatggaaaggGCGTTACAGGCACAACAGAttcctgaagagcaatgggttgaatttgggacttatcagttgcaaggtgaagctcagtattggtggcagggaacacgacgtatcctgcagcctgatggtgctgcgattccttgggaggttttccggacagagttctataagaaatactttcctaattcagctagaaatgccaaggaacttgaattaatgcagttaaagcagggacaaatgactgttgctgagtataccAGCAAATTTAAGGAGttatgtcgcttttctcgtatctgtcaaggtgcgcctgaagattttgctgaatggaagtgtattaaatatgagggaggtcttcggagcgatattctgagcttcgttgccccaatggagatcagggtattttctgaattggtgaataagagtagggtggctgaggattgtgtgaggaaggcggcagcagagaaagggagtttgaggatgccttttcagaggccttcagggaggaactttgctccgagaggtaggaatttcaaaCGTGGAGGTTTTGTTTCGCAGCAGACTCAGGGTCAAGGTAATTACAGAAGGCCGAATATTATTGCTaatcaaggaaaaaggtttgggaagcagccacagcAGGATCTGAATTGTCAGAAGTGTGGAAAATATCATCCTGGAGTTCCGTGTAGATTAGGACTTGGAGTGTGCTATTCCTGTGGACATCCCGGGCATATAGCCAGTAATTGCcctgagaagaagaagtatgagactggtagggtGCAACAGCCGGGGAGAGTATACACTACTTCTACCAttggtgctgagggatctgagacacttattagag